One part of the Tachysurus fulvidraco isolate hzauxx_2018 chromosome 23, HZAU_PFXX_2.0, whole genome shotgun sequence genome encodes these proteins:
- the tspan2b gene encoding CD9 antigen yields the protein MGKVEGAMKCVKYLLFIFNFIFWLMGSLVLAVGLWLRLENDTVSLLHSETAPVTFFIGVYILIAAGGLVMLVGFFGCCGAVRESQCLLGSFFACLLIIFAAEVAAGVFGFLNKDSIIEDIQKYYKLSLDSNSTEITNSYHRVLDCCGTEGTPKILCHDSSSNTKNCIVAIEEFFNSKLFIIGYVGIGIAGVMIIGMIFSMVLCCAIRNSREVI from the exons atggGAAAAGTGGAAGGTGCAATGAAATGCGTGAAATACCTGCTCTTCATATTCAACTTCATATTCTGG TTAATGGGTTCTCTGGTGTTGGCTGTTGGTTTGTGGTTGCGGTTGGAAAACGACACAGTGAGTCTCCTGCACAGTGAAACAGCACCGGTCACCTTCTTCATTG GAGTCTACATCCTGATCGCAGCGGGGGGGTTGGTGATGTTGGTGGGGTTTTTCGGATGCTGTGGTGCTGTTCGAGAGTCTCAGTGTCTCCTCGGCTCG TTCTTCGCCTGCCTCTTGATCATCTTCGCAGCTGAAGTTGCTGCTGGTGTGTTTGGATTTCTGAATAAAGACTCG ATTATTGAGGACATtcagaaatattataaattatcaTTAGACAGTAACAGCACGGAGATTACCAACAGCTACCATCGAGTC CTGGATTGTTGCGGCACTGAAGGAACACCAAAAATTCTGTGTCATGATTCTTCATCTAACACCAAG AATTGTATCGTAGCCATCGAAGAGTTTTTCAACAGTAAACTGTTCATCATCGGATACGTGGGGATCGGAATTGCCGGCGTCATG ATTATCGGGATGATCTTCAGCATGGTGCTGTGCTGCGCGATCCGGAACAGCCGTGAGGTCATCTAA